One window of the Chitinophaga niabensis genome contains the following:
- a CDS encoding S8 family serine peptidase, with product MSKGYSLHIGLNNIDPANYPGVPDLNAAVNDAVFWESYAKKLGYETKSLHNKSATDKAVLDTLNGYAAKLKPGDIFLLTYAGHGSQIPNEKGNDFADEKNDQTWCLYNRELLDDELFEAFSQFKEGTRIIIVSDSCHSGTMAKALPDGSDLSDLLADGLDRASASRGLRSRKLPLSVEQQVTQRFGKTVYQPLQKKYKNKAQVEGVKASVKLLAACQDDQTTFDGDANGVFTESFIDLFKNPKFKKATAETLIDEIRERYYFPRPNFFQYGGIIPSFDRSFPFLIEIPDADKVTGTRDPDLSPSKVSRSLTAEEQWDDVKVKRNAQLLIETTTPLSDKLVGGKDIEILEQKGNSLAIELLNTPHEHAWTAAHALQQALKAQGVDATVEPTLSVSPAQDKRATREGDINNPDFIKEWPPTHGDTTGRIGWHLDDEHSQLGKAQKEVLSKPGAHVRIAHFDTGYIAGHIGLPEKLDLVNQRSFINKEDASQAIDKADSGQDGHGLGTITLLAGKKVTKSDTFDEYEGYIGGMPFADVIPMRISESVVILNDKNFSEAIDYAIEKGCEVITMSMAGKPSNRMARAVNKAYEAGIVLVSAASNCWYKGTGALLPKCVMYPAAFERVIAATGAMYDHNPYDVKFLKAEQRAIGTQYMQGSWGPASRMSRALAAYTPNTPWASTHHAFLRSGGGTSSATPQVAAAAAIYIAYHREEMEQKGYYQEGRKWMKVEAVRNALYESANRDFAEWEKYYGNGILRAYDALQVPVADESKLEKAPSAESSLFGVVETIGSFFKRRKLFRSTAPKPPEEAVAMELVHLLQTDPRFFETFSTLDLSDPAAVEKVIETEEFKNKIQQSPYASGYLKEAVLME from the coding sequence ATGTCAAAAGGTTATTCATTGCACATTGGCCTGAACAATATCGACCCCGCCAATTACCCCGGTGTGCCAGATCTGAACGCCGCAGTGAACGATGCCGTTTTCTGGGAATCTTACGCAAAGAAACTCGGCTACGAAACTAAATCCCTGCACAACAAATCCGCAACAGATAAAGCAGTGCTGGATACATTAAACGGTTATGCCGCCAAACTTAAACCGGGAGATATTTTCCTGCTAACCTACGCAGGCCACGGCAGCCAGATCCCCAACGAAAAAGGCAATGATTTTGCAGATGAAAAAAATGACCAGACCTGGTGTTTATATAACCGTGAATTACTCGATGATGAATTGTTCGAAGCCTTCAGTCAATTTAAGGAAGGAACCAGGATCATCATCGTCAGTGATAGCTGCCATTCCGGCACCATGGCAAAAGCTTTGCCCGATGGTTCAGACCTGAGCGACTTACTCGCAGATGGTTTGGACAGAGCCAGCGCTTCCCGCGGATTACGTTCCCGCAAATTACCTTTGAGTGTGGAACAACAGGTAACACAGCGTTTCGGGAAAACCGTCTACCAACCTTTACAGAAGAAGTATAAAAATAAAGCACAGGTAGAAGGTGTGAAAGCATCCGTAAAATTACTCGCTGCCTGCCAGGATGATCAAACTACTTTCGATGGAGACGCGAATGGCGTATTCACGGAATCCTTTATAGATCTGTTCAAAAATCCCAAATTCAAAAAAGCCACCGCTGAAACACTGATCGATGAAATAAGGGAACGATATTATTTCCCCCGCCCTAACTTCTTTCAATACGGCGGCATCATTCCTTCCTTCGATAGATCTTTCCCCTTTCTTATAGAGATACCGGATGCGGATAAGGTAACAGGCACACGGGATCCCGATCTCAGCCCTTCAAAAGTATCCCGCTCCCTAACAGCCGAAGAACAATGGGATGATGTGAAAGTGAAAAGGAATGCACAACTCCTCATTGAAACAACTACACCATTGAGTGATAAATTAGTTGGAGGGAAGGACATTGAAATACTGGAGCAGAAAGGCAACTCACTGGCCATAGAATTATTAAACACACCACATGAACATGCCTGGACTGCAGCACACGCACTGCAGCAGGCCTTAAAAGCACAGGGCGTGGATGCCACAGTAGAACCCACACTCAGTGTAAGCCCTGCACAGGATAAACGTGCCACCAGGGAAGGTGATATCAACAATCCGGACTTCATCAAAGAATGGCCACCTACCCATGGTGATACCACCGGCCGTATCGGCTGGCACCTGGATGATGAACATTCCCAGTTGGGCAAAGCACAAAAAGAAGTGCTCAGCAAACCCGGTGCGCATGTACGCATCGCCCATTTTGATACCGGCTACATTGCAGGCCACATTGGCTTGCCGGAGAAACTGGACCTGGTGAACCAGCGCAGCTTCATCAATAAAGAAGATGCCTCCCAGGCCATCGATAAAGCAGATTCCGGCCAGGATGGTCATGGATTAGGTACCATCACCCTGCTCGCAGGTAAAAAGGTAACGAAGAGTGATACCTTCGATGAATACGAAGGATACATTGGCGGTATGCCTTTTGCGGATGTGATCCCCATGCGTATATCCGAGTCCGTAGTGATCCTGAACGACAAGAATTTCAGTGAAGCCATCGACTACGCCATAGAGAAAGGTTGTGAAGTGATCACCATGTCCATGGCCGGTAAACCCAGCAACAGGATGGCCCGCGCCGTGAATAAAGCATATGAAGCAGGCATCGTATTGGTATCTGCCGCCAGTAACTGCTGGTATAAAGGAACAGGGGCTTTACTCCCGAAATGTGTGATGTACCCTGCTGCATTCGAAAGAGTGATTGCTGCTACAGGTGCCATGTACGATCATAATCCATACGATGTAAAATTCCTGAAAGCAGAACAACGTGCTATTGGCACACAATACATGCAAGGTTCCTGGGGCCCTGCTTCAAGGATGAGCCGTGCACTGGCAGCTTATACCCCTAACACACCATGGGCTTCCACACATCATGCCTTCCTGCGCAGCGGTGGTGGTACTTCTTCTGCCACACCACAGGTAGCAGCTGCAGCAGCTATCTATATTGCCTATCACAGGGAAGAGATGGAACAAAAAGGTTACTACCAGGAAGGCCGTAAATGGATGAAAGTAGAAGCAGTACGCAATGCCTTGTATGAATCCGCCAACAGAGATTTCGCTGAATGGGAAAAGTATTACGGCAACGGCATCCTTAGAGCATACGATGCTTTACAGGTGCCTGTAGCAGATGAATCCAAATTAGAGAAAGCTCCTTCCGCAGAAAGCAGCCTGTTTGGCGTGGTAGAAACCATCGGCTCCTTCTTCAAACGGCGTAAACTCTTCAGAAGTACAGCACCCAAACCACCGGAAGAAGCAGTCGCGATGGAGCTGGTACATTTGCTGCAAACGGATCCCCGGTTCTTTGAAACATTTTCCACACTGGATCTTAGCGATCCCGCAGCCGTGGAGAAAGTGATTGAAACGGAAGAATTCAAAAATAAGATCCAGCAGTCTCCCTACGCCTCCGGTTATTTAAAAGAAGCTGTATTAATGGAATAG
- a CDS encoding CHAT domain-containing protein: MKTIIISFANSSEQPLKSITEEDAGIHTILNENNRGNFNIHRESYATIDNINSAFSVHGSNIGIFHYAGHADQQSLLFNDQAANGKGIAFQLQPSIGSGALKLVILNGCSTAAQVNQLLELGVPAVIATSASINDITAKIFGIELFRNLCQKRMTTRYAFTAALASAQTAATNVSLGLGEHMDRALNIPGEKPREPFWGLFYKKAEAVDSSPIPAETTQTEVAYEPNLQLTQTIFTALVLDGNVPAQQLDERKKQEIIEDNVFQKTIMDVFPHPIAIQLKTLFAAEYGADALKKPGIKRLEQIARVFHITTEFMGIIMISQLWELKITKQVTALPDEISDLMEKYFKLTIHERAVYNYSTLIKAIRKYIDTQANVNYFVTELETLREEDPANKPFGDACEYLSYIRNATYFSISNPNDPPMIQESEIPQLCLTAEEMLSVFFEKLGFLHRYTLTSIQNIRINKFRHDTSTEFDHQVVKLMNSNASHEVNYYLLAKHLDNSGVILTKQSLNVFNVERRQYKGDELAFLNLSPLVVDINSFESRSDRSNLVFYGNFSGDVYVFRNVSKPDDELNRVEINIHRKFGRTEQQEQGRYEAVCKQLNAFKEFALHEIIVHP, encoded by the coding sequence ATGAAAACGATTATTATTTCCTTCGCCAACAGTTCGGAGCAGCCACTGAAATCCATTACGGAGGAAGATGCAGGTATTCACACCATTCTTAATGAAAACAACCGTGGAAACTTTAATATTCACCGGGAATCTTATGCTACGATAGATAATATCAACAGTGCATTCAGTGTACATGGCAGCAATATCGGCATCTTTCATTATGCCGGACATGCAGATCAGCAATCCCTCCTCTTTAATGACCAGGCAGCGAATGGCAAAGGCATTGCCTTTCAGTTACAACCCAGTATTGGCAGCGGTGCTTTAAAACTGGTGATATTAAATGGCTGTTCTACCGCCGCACAGGTAAACCAACTCCTGGAACTGGGCGTACCCGCCGTAATAGCTACCAGCGCTTCCATTAATGATATCACCGCCAAAATATTTGGAATAGAACTTTTCCGGAACCTCTGTCAGAAAAGAATGACTACGCGTTATGCATTTACAGCCGCATTGGCCAGTGCGCAAACAGCTGCCACTAATGTTTCCCTGGGGCTGGGCGAACACATGGACCGGGCCCTGAATATCCCCGGCGAAAAACCCCGCGAACCTTTCTGGGGATTATTCTATAAAAAAGCAGAGGCCGTAGACTCCTCTCCCATTCCGGCAGAAACTACACAAACAGAAGTTGCATACGAACCCAATCTTCAACTTACCCAAACCATTTTCACGGCTTTGGTATTAGATGGCAATGTTCCTGCCCAACAGCTGGATGAAAGGAAGAAACAGGAGATCATTGAAGACAATGTTTTTCAGAAAACGATCATGGATGTATTCCCCCATCCTATTGCTATACAGCTCAAAACCCTGTTCGCGGCAGAATATGGTGCGGATGCTCTGAAAAAACCGGGTATTAAAAGGCTGGAACAGATAGCCAGGGTATTCCATATCACTACGGAGTTTATGGGCATCATCATGATCTCCCAACTCTGGGAACTGAAGATCACCAAACAGGTAACGGCGCTGCCGGACGAGATCTCCGACCTGATGGAAAAATATTTTAAACTCACTATTCATGAACGGGCAGTATATAATTACAGTACCCTGATCAAAGCCATCCGAAAATACATAGACACGCAGGCAAATGTAAATTACTTCGTAACAGAACTGGAAACATTACGGGAAGAAGATCCTGCGAACAAACCATTCGGAGATGCCTGCGAATATCTTTCCTACATCCGCAATGCTACTTATTTTTCCATTTCCAATCCCAACGATCCTCCTATGATCCAGGAATCGGAAATACCACAGCTTTGCCTTACTGCAGAAGAGATGTTATCCGTTTTCTTTGAGAAGCTGGGTTTCCTGCACCGCTATACACTCACCAGCATTCAGAACATCCGCATCAATAAATTCAGGCATGATACCAGTACGGAATTCGATCACCAGGTAGTAAAGCTGATGAACTCCAATGCAAGCCATGAAGTGAACTATTACCTGCTGGCTAAACATCTCGACAATAGCGGCGTGATCCTCACCAAGCAAAGCCTGAATGTTTTCAATGTAGAAAGGAGGCAATACAAAGGAGACGAACTGGCCTTCCTCAATCTCTCTCCCTTAGTAGTAGACATCAACTCTTTCGAAAGCCGCTCAGACAGGTCCAACCTTGTGTTCTACGGTAACTTCAGCGGTGATGTATATGTTTTCAGGAACGTGAGCAAACCGGATGATGAACTGAACCGTGTGGAAATAAATATCCACCGGAAATTCGGGAGAACGGAGCAGCAGGAACAGGGCAGATATGAAGCCGTCTGCAAACAACTGAATGCCTTCAAGGAATTTGCATTACATGAAATAATCGTGCATCCATAA
- a CDS encoding caspase family protein codes for MQQCTLYATFVGINAYPEGQLSGCIADVLDLDLLLREQIAQQKEVVYKPQYFLAPNDADKTRLAEYPTQLDYKPPTFANITKEAFLHFKDAKKGDICLFYYSGHGSQIDAPAVFHFSKPDQQNETIVCVDSRDPAVPDARDIIDKELAYLIWQAFDKKESHNLVIMDCCHSGNNTRSMMKAENEVKFRFIPSSRNKIPFESYIGYGDGAFYTLKDGNAEIKIPRYVHLASCRDDEKAQETMGGGLFTVKLLEALRAGGTAKSYRNLMQSLAITIGNRADKQSPVAFSQDDNDLDQQFLSSSIIPYKPTFEVRGGKNWKMFGGTMHSLTPGTMVRVTDGKLTADVALKEVFPVHSILDPTGMGAFDTDTETAKAIVLKVPEPFMKVAVKVKDPQPLKDAYHHPYFSLLFEENAPGAQYIIQTLEDGQYALFAINGTTPLFKRENDPAEFLENVNKVGNWLNAVELKNIDPAFTKDDFIFEWQIIEGVEDVDAVKEALKPQAEGVTLHYRNGISPAFRLKISISPQAKFTSCYIKALYLDSTYGINGDLIRDDNNQLEGGNGIFLSYAIGAETFVTLPVILDKKYSLYNINEATDLLKIVVSDTKMNLDQYKQEILELDDPTGGTRAIDVTRTRAGKTVEQPRWSVFTFDIKCVGEQKEQTLKPGAKVDFAGFTVETPDGLSAKAFALTAEDQQQAFEEVKTRSAAVAPGFKPSANIWGEALTDTPFAHIQALELISEEKLEIREGKPLIIRPNKPRTATRSLGDEKLEEIIIPYGYDSNLQMYIPLGYADDKGNIFIEQLPPESPGQLRPDAVNTRSLGSSVKLFFKKIFRPKEVNKLVLYALENNQWVEQKNMDKLANGGKAVLLIHGIIGDTKYMVEVFKEHAAGLDFILTYDYENLSTAVSDTAGKLDKALRAAGFGGAGKMPELCIVAHSMGGLVSRWLIEQVPDVNYVKRLILVGSPCGGSEMAKLGVSAFGLLTQALNVTGPIKYAITGLSYLLKHLKLHPGTTLQELSPGSDLLQKLSLSNMADKVQYHIIGGNTDLLKDYNGDDFFLKKIAASLKDKLLYPGLSFALYEKEPNDMAVTLKSMQAIHQLDAIAQVQIVASNHLTYFREGESLTKLLKLI; via the coding sequence ATGCAACAGTGCACATTGTATGCCACGTTCGTTGGTATAAATGCATACCCCGAAGGGCAGCTCAGCGGCTGTATTGCCGATGTGCTGGACCTCGACCTCCTATTGCGGGAACAGATAGCACAACAGAAAGAAGTGGTGTATAAACCGCAATATTTCCTTGCACCAAATGATGCGGATAAAACACGGCTGGCAGAATATCCCACGCAATTGGATTATAAGCCACCCACCTTCGCCAACATCACCAAAGAGGCTTTCCTGCATTTTAAAGACGCAAAAAAAGGCGATATCTGCCTCTTTTATTATAGCGGCCATGGCTCACAGATAGATGCTCCTGCCGTGTTTCATTTTTCTAAACCGGATCAGCAGAACGAAACCATCGTGTGTGTGGACAGTCGTGATCCCGCAGTGCCCGATGCCCGGGACATCATAGATAAAGAATTGGCCTACCTCATCTGGCAGGCTTTCGATAAAAAAGAATCACATAACCTGGTGATCATGGATTGCTGCCATTCCGGCAACAACACCCGTTCCATGATGAAAGCAGAGAACGAAGTGAAATTCCGCTTCATTCCTTCCAGCCGGAATAAAATACCTTTTGAATCCTACATCGGTTATGGCGATGGTGCTTTTTATACATTGAAGGATGGCAATGCGGAGATAAAGATTCCCCGTTACGTACACCTGGCCTCCTGCCGGGACGATGAAAAAGCGCAGGAAACAATGGGCGGCGGCCTGTTTACTGTAAAATTGCTGGAAGCATTAAGGGCCGGGGGAACAGCTAAAAGTTACCGCAATCTCATGCAAAGCCTGGCGATTACTATAGGCAACAGGGCAGATAAACAAAGCCCTGTGGCATTTTCGCAGGATGATAATGATCTGGACCAGCAATTCCTGTCTTCTTCCATCATTCCTTATAAACCCACTTTTGAAGTAAGAGGAGGGAAGAACTGGAAGATGTTCGGCGGCACTATGCACAGTTTAACTCCCGGCACCATGGTGCGGGTAACGGATGGAAAACTTACAGCAGATGTAGCGCTGAAGGAAGTATTCCCTGTTCATTCCATATTAGATCCAACAGGTATGGGCGCTTTTGATACGGATACAGAAACCGCCAAAGCGATTGTGCTGAAAGTTCCGGAGCCTTTTATGAAAGTGGCGGTGAAAGTGAAGGATCCCCAACCTCTGAAAGATGCTTATCATCATCCTTATTTCTCGTTGTTGTTTGAAGAGAATGCCCCCGGTGCCCAATACATTATTCAAACCCTGGAAGATGGGCAGTATGCCTTGTTTGCGATCAATGGTACCACACCCTTGTTTAAAAGAGAGAATGATCCTGCTGAATTTTTAGAGAACGTGAACAAAGTAGGTAACTGGCTGAATGCTGTTGAACTCAAAAATATAGATCCTGCATTCACAAAAGATGATTTCATTTTTGAGTGGCAGATCATTGAAGGCGTGGAGGATGTGGATGCCGTTAAGGAGGCACTGAAACCACAGGCAGAAGGCGTAACACTGCATTACAGGAATGGTATCTCTCCAGCATTCCGCCTGAAGATCTCGATCAGCCCCCAAGCCAAATTTACTTCCTGTTATATCAAAGCATTATACCTGGATAGCACTTATGGTATTAATGGAGATCTTATCCGGGATGATAACAATCAGCTGGAAGGTGGTAATGGCATCTTTTTATCTTATGCGATAGGAGCAGAAACATTTGTTACACTACCAGTGATCCTGGATAAAAAGTACAGCCTGTACAATATCAATGAAGCCACCGATCTGTTGAAGATCGTAGTGTCTGATACCAAAATGAACCTGGATCAATACAAACAGGAAATACTCGAACTGGATGATCCCACCGGAGGTACCCGTGCTATTGATGTAACCCGGACCAGAGCCGGAAAAACAGTAGAACAACCCAGGTGGTCCGTTTTCACTTTTGATATCAAATGTGTAGGTGAACAAAAGGAGCAAACCCTGAAGCCAGGTGCTAAAGTTGACTTTGCCGGTTTCACCGTGGAAACCCCTGATGGGCTATCTGCAAAAGCTTTTGCCCTTACCGCAGAAGATCAGCAGCAGGCATTTGAAGAAGTGAAAACCCGCAGTGCCGCTGTAGCACCGGGCTTTAAGCCATCTGCCAATATCTGGGGAGAAGCTTTAACGGATACCCCTTTTGCACATATTCAGGCACTGGAACTAATTTCAGAAGAAAAATTAGAGATCCGGGAAGGTAAACCATTGATCATCCGTCCTAATAAACCCCGTACAGCTACCCGTTCTTTGGGAGATGAAAAGCTTGAAGAAATAATCATCCCCTACGGTTACGATAGCAACCTGCAGATGTATATCCCGCTGGGTTATGCAGACGACAAAGGCAATATCTTTATAGAACAGTTGCCGCCGGAATCTCCCGGACAACTAAGACCAGATGCGGTAAACACCCGCAGCCTCGGTTCTTCTGTTAAGTTATTCTTCAAAAAGATCTTCCGTCCTAAGGAGGTGAACAAACTTGTATTGTATGCCCTGGAGAACAACCAGTGGGTGGAGCAAAAGAACATGGATAAACTAGCCAACGGTGGCAAAGCGGTATTGCTCATACATGGCATCATAGGCGATACAAAGTACATGGTGGAAGTGTTCAAGGAACATGCAGCGGGATTGGATTTCATTCTCACTTATGATTATGAAAATCTGTCTACTGCGGTATCTGACACAGCCGGCAAACTGGATAAAGCATTACGCGCTGCCGGTTTCGGAGGAGCAGGAAAAATGCCGGAACTCTGCATTGTAGCCCATTCTATGGGAGGCCTGGTTTCCCGCTGGCTGATAGAACAAGTGCCAGACGTAAACTATGTAAAACGATTGATACTCGTGGGTTCTCCCTGTGGAGGATCTGAAATGGCCAAGCTGGGTGTATCTGCATTCGGCCTGCTCACACAGGCATTGAATGTAACAGGCCCCATTAAATATGCGATTACCGGTTTGTCCTATCTCCTGAAACATTTAAAATTACACCCGGGAACAACTTTGCAGGAATTAAGCCCTGGCTCTGATCTGTTGCAGAAACTATCCCTCTCTAATATGGCAGATAAAGTGCAGTATCATATCATCGGCGGTAACACCGATCTGTTAAAGGATTACAACGGCGATGATTTCTTCCTGAAAAAAATAGCTGCTTCACTCAAAGACAAACTGCTGTATCCCGGCCTGTCTTTTGCCCTGTATGAAAAAGAGCCGAACGACATGGCCGTTACCCTGAAAAGCATGCAGGCCATTCATCAGCTGGATGCAATAGCGCAGGTACAGATAGTAGCCAGTAATCACCTTACATATTTCCGCGAAGGAGAGAGCCTCACTAAATTATTGAAACTGATCTAA